The following are encoded together in the Natranaerobius trueperi genome:
- a CDS encoding AAA domain-containing protein → MNKHSNHDSVHETMTNEEPSMKVTDINKKYSYKKVKNLFEYLKAYYSFTRKQIYDVASYDTVYWYYDLPNTQGCSFESTSEGEKLTIKKQSIPNPKEPPASIKPWIEGNWKDPSVEIKIRKNIPKNSTTDGEVEQFSDDINRVKEMKEWYKHWEEWREQALLKQRVHQLYQEMFLLSQSLERQQDELELVWGHGILYWRDDGKKIRHPVVTTKAILNFDEKNGQIEIISQDVENTSLELEFLNSIKNSHIRDLSKLKDEIKNMQLNPWDKRGVEELCEKLVNLLSPNGRIHFDSKKLTSDKDPVITYEPVLILRKKRVGYRQDLDDILEGLEQGKEPPKTIQNIFDKDQTMSSTTNKNIAPEELMFPLASNEEQNQIVKRLSENTGVTVQGPPGTGKSHTIANLISHMLAHGKRVLVTAKSERPLRVLREMIPKNIQPLCVNVFTDESNSKIELEEAVRSISETMGSLDITSEEKRLNKLKNTLKSIREEKATLQNKIKQISEFETSTYMINGQEFTLPQLSSWLTETEEDLGWIKDKISQDAEFPLDKIELTRLYELMGELKHEDREKLQDGIPDLACLPTSQGLKELNNKVDELKNTGSSNLIVENTEELNVEVVADLLTDLEKVTSDLKSLLDENWLSTIFQDAKSEGIRKQQWIDLIESSREYVKKLYEQRERTAEYEIDITFESNVGNLLDTVTELETDLKKKEKIGLFQKVLNSNVRNIQKNCTIEGEPPKTLEDIQILKAELDKRLTARKLLKRWEKQILTIEGPKFNVDDPRLIEKIDDQLEVIETVIYWNERTFEPLKDKMKENNIPVTIQDVDLKELESFIKKLKSTVNHIRLRKVKKQLDKVNTFINENLEKNNQFYCLWEQLASSMCDRNYELWDKTIEEFIRLKNLEDAYQEFMGLLNKIIEVAPTLAKDLERQGGDGIPLSPPTDIQKAWEWRKADTWLADVLSEDPIKLSEQVDELRNKEKKILEQLVSTSTWLNLSRNVTEENRKNLIAWQQSVKRIGKGTGKYASYYRKQAREKMDKAKDAVPVWVMPFNSVIENFPPWSEKFDLVIVDESSQVDIFGLLSFFRGNKLLVVGDDKQISPQGVGQNLQAVHRIMNTYLSDVEHGDLFEPKYSLYDLSKQVFPGVIMLKEHFRCLPEIIQFSNDLMYQGEILPLREKMGSVGQEWSSVIRVPVENGYRMPNAKINEPEARKIVETIIKCCNQDEYTNKTMGVISLLGDEQANLIEEMLMEELGPEEMKTRKLHAGDAYYFQGDERDVIFLSMIEAKGDHRPAVLNKEHDFKRFNVAMSRAKDQVWLFHSIDTEDLNPQDVRHKLIHYFKNPHRMQKEYTELEELCDSKFEKDVLKDLLRLGYAVEPQYQVGTKRIDLVVLGMDGNKLAVECDGDAYHGIENWEYDWNRQIQLERLGWKFFRIRGSAYYRNPEKEIKDLVSVLDEMGIYPKH, encoded by the coding sequence ATGAATAAACATAGCAATCATGACTCTGTTCATGAAACTATGACGAATGAAGAGCCTTCTATGAAGGTTACTGATATAAACAAAAAATATAGTTATAAAAAAGTGAAGAATTTATTTGAATATTTAAAAGCATATTATTCTTTCACAAGAAAACAAATATATGATGTTGCGAGCTATGATACTGTTTACTGGTATTATGATTTACCTAATACTCAGGGGTGTTCTTTCGAATCAACTTCTGAAGGTGAAAAGTTGACAATCAAAAAGCAAAGTATTCCTAACCCTAAAGAACCACCTGCTAGTATTAAGCCATGGATTGAAGGGAATTGGAAAGATCCTTCAGTAGAAATAAAAATACGCAAAAATATACCTAAAAATTCTACAACTGATGGTGAGGTAGAACAATTTAGTGATGATATTAATCGTGTAAAAGAAATGAAAGAATGGTATAAACACTGGGAAGAGTGGCGTGAGCAGGCTTTACTTAAACAACGAGTACATCAACTATATCAAGAGATGTTTTTGCTAAGTCAAAGTTTAGAAAGACAGCAAGATGAACTAGAGTTGGTTTGGGGTCATGGTATCTTATACTGGAGAGATGATGGGAAGAAAATACGCCATCCCGTTGTAACGACTAAGGCTATTTTGAATTTCGATGAAAAGAATGGACAAATTGAAATTATATCTCAAGATGTGGAAAATACTTCATTAGAACTTGAATTTTTAAACAGTATCAAGAACTCACATATCAGAGATTTATCTAAACTAAAAGATGAAATAAAGAATATGCAGTTAAATCCTTGGGATAAGAGAGGTGTGGAAGAACTCTGTGAAAAGTTAGTCAATCTATTAAGTCCTAATGGCAGGATACATTTTGATAGTAAAAAATTAACTTCTGATAAAGACCCGGTTATAACTTATGAACCTGTACTAATTCTTAGGAAAAAACGTGTAGGTTATAGACAAGATTTAGATGATATATTAGAAGGACTAGAACAAGGGAAAGAACCCCCAAAAACTATTCAAAATATCTTTGACAAAGACCAAACTATGTCTTCAACTACAAATAAAAACATTGCACCAGAAGAACTGATGTTTCCACTGGCCTCTAATGAAGAACAAAATCAGATAGTGAAACGACTTTCGGAAAATACTGGCGTTACAGTTCAGGGACCACCTGGGACAGGAAAAAGTCATACAATAGCAAACTTAATTTCACATATGTTAGCTCATGGAAAACGAGTTCTAGTTACAGCAAAATCAGAAAGACCTCTTCGCGTATTAAGGGAGATGATCCCGAAAAATATCCAACCGCTATGTGTCAATGTGTTCACAGATGAGAGTAATTCTAAAATAGAGTTAGAAGAGGCTGTTAGAAGTATTTCTGAAACTATGGGTTCATTGGACATAACAAGCGAGGAGAAAAGACTCAATAAACTAAAAAACACATTGAAATCTATTAGAGAAGAAAAAGCTACATTACAAAATAAAATAAAACAAATTTCAGAATTTGAAACTTCCACTTATATGATAAATGGTCAGGAATTTACTTTGCCACAACTAAGTTCCTGGCTCACTGAAACTGAAGAGGATCTTGGCTGGATCAAAGATAAAATCTCTCAAGATGCAGAGTTTCCTTTAGATAAAATTGAATTAACCAGGTTGTATGAATTGATGGGCGAGTTAAAGCACGAAGATAGAGAGAAGCTTCAGGATGGAATACCTGATCTCGCTTGTCTACCCACTAGTCAAGGGTTAAAAGAATTGAATAATAAAGTGGATGAACTAAAAAATACAGGAAGTAGTAATTTGATTGTTGAAAATACTGAAGAGTTGAATGTCGAAGTTGTAGCCGATTTACTGACTGACTTAGAAAAAGTGACTTCAGATTTAAAAAGCCTATTAGATGAAAACTGGTTATCTACTATTTTTCAGGATGCAAAAAGTGAAGGTATCAGAAAACAACAGTGGATAGATTTAATAGAAAGTAGTAGGGAATATGTAAAAAAGTTATATGAACAGAGAGAAAGAACTGCAGAATATGAAATTGACATTACCTTTGAAAGTAATGTGGGAAATTTACTTGATACAGTCACAGAACTAGAAACAGATCTAAAGAAAAAAGAAAAAATCGGATTATTTCAAAAGGTTTTAAACTCTAATGTAAGAAATATACAGAAAAACTGTACAATTGAAGGGGAACCCCCTAAAACATTAGAAGACATTCAGATACTTAAAGCAGAGCTTGATAAACGTTTGACTGCAAGAAAATTATTAAAGCGTTGGGAAAAACAGATATTAACCATTGAGGGACCAAAGTTTAATGTAGATGATCCCAGATTAATCGAAAAAATCGATGATCAGTTGGAAGTTATAGAAACAGTGATTTATTGGAATGAAAGAACTTTCGAGCCTTTAAAAGATAAAATGAAAGAAAATAACATACCTGTAACTATACAAGATGTAGATTTAAAAGAGCTAGAAAGTTTTATAAAAAAATTGAAGTCAACTGTAAACCATATAAGATTGAGAAAGGTAAAAAAACAACTAGATAAGGTAAACACATTTATCAATGAAAATTTAGAGAAAAATAACCAGTTTTATTGTTTATGGGAACAGTTAGCTTCTAGTATGTGTGATCGTAATTATGAGTTATGGGATAAGACTATAGAAGAATTTATTCGCTTAAAAAATTTAGAAGATGCTTATCAGGAGTTTATGGGGTTACTAAATAAAATAATTGAAGTAGCACCTACTCTGGCAAAAGATTTGGAGCGACAAGGTGGAGATGGTATTCCTCTTTCTCCTCCTACTGATATTCAAAAGGCTTGGGAGTGGCGAAAAGCTGATACTTGGTTAGCAGATGTTTTATCAGAAGATCCAATTAAATTAAGTGAACAAGTAGATGAATTGAGAAACAAAGAAAAGAAAATTCTAGAACAATTGGTATCTACTTCAACTTGGTTAAATCTCTCAAGAAATGTTACAGAAGAAAATAGAAAAAATTTAATTGCTTGGCAACAATCTGTGAAAAGGATAGGTAAAGGAACAGGAAAATATGCAAGTTATTATCGTAAACAAGCTAGAGAAAAAATGGATAAAGCCAAGGATGCTGTACCTGTGTGGGTGATGCCTTTTAATAGTGTAATTGAAAACTTTCCGCCCTGGAGTGAAAAGTTTGATCTAGTTATTGTAGACGAAAGTAGTCAGGTGGATATTTTTGGTTTATTATCATTCTTTCGCGGAAATAAATTGCTTGTAGTAGGTGATGATAAACAAATCAGTCCTCAAGGGGTAGGACAAAATCTACAAGCTGTTCATAGGATAATGAATACCTATTTAAGCGATGTAGAACATGGGGATTTATTTGAACCTAAATATAGCCTATATGATTTATCCAAACAAGTATTTCCTGGAGTGATTATGCTAAAAGAACATTTTCGCTGTTTACCTGAAATAATTCAATTTAGTAACGACTTGATGTATCAAGGTGAGATATTACCTTTAAGAGAGAAAATGGGAAGCGTGGGACAAGAATGGTCTTCAGTTATTCGAGTGCCTGTTGAAAATGGCTATAGAATGCCTAACGCTAAAATTAATGAACCGGAAGCAAGGAAAATAGTAGAAACAATAATTAAGTGTTGCAATCAAGATGAATACACTAACAAAACTATGGGTGTTATCTCTTTACTAGGAGATGAACAAGCAAACTTAATTGAAGAAATGCTCATGGAAGAGCTGGGACCTGAAGAAATGAAAACAAGAAAGCTTCATGCAGGGGACGCATATTACTTTCAAGGAGATGAGCGAGACGTTATATTCTTATCAATGATAGAAGCAAAGGGAGATCATAGACCGGCAGTTCTAAACAAAGAACACGATTTTAAACGTTTTAATGTTGCAATGAGCAGAGCCAAAGACCAAGTGTGGCTTTTCCATTCCATTGATACTGAAGATTTAAATCCACAAGATGTTAGGCATAAACTGATACATTACTTTAAGAATCCTCATAGAATGCAAAAAGAGTATACTGAACTAGAAGAATTATGTGATTCAAAATTTGAAAAAGATGTATTGAAAGATCTTTTAAGACTTGGATATGCAGTAGAGCCACAATATCAGGTGGGAACCAAAAGAATTGATTTAGTGGTCTTGGGTATGGATGGTAACAAATTAGCCGTTGAATGTGACGGGGATGCTTACCATGGTATAGAAAACTGGGAATATGACTGGAATCGTCAAATTCAACTAGAACGACTTGGTTGGAAATTCTTTAGAATTAGAGGTAGTGCTTACTATAGAAATCCTGAAAAAGAAATTAAAGATTTAGTTTCAGTTCTTGATGAGATGGGTATATACCCAAAGCATTAA
- a CDS encoding coiled-coil domain-containing protein, giving the protein MLQEILRFFGYIPMKECKRNLEIKDTKIAEKDTTIAKKEERMAAILKQENDKNREIRESEEKIIELEKELAMVNQDYTKVENQLKDKENQIEEQNEKLQIAERKIEKLEEEIDKLKRQLEIERNKEKEVVYLEDFLDVFNYSDNVIKQYVDSTNWDNYSNEQLFKIISEALNKSLFEVVQKVLDVIMSRLDKSSGTKKINFKGFNPILKKIISMLPDKYLDSEWVYRMLYYNYFDDEIDWVKYWFDLFIKKKVKIKDLPKKKAKELLLLSFLCNERNCFKNNYYLKNNKLNKKSSISKFFSIYYENPAKDVLKELIYDMAVDKLIKEELVNLIEKDPNIPLEQIKITDESFDEVLMIRIDEAYCPYCFISLRLKEVKIKYYYHRLTDVAGEISHEVLFCNNCSSPFVNKQLSTKLKEKVKPREVKIISARGVTYTDVSSTDKENASGYNLREKSELGKLGYNVREETSQQERWEILVNEAVPKLGVRKVVQIISSHIRLRKLQRDSHKYERAISEWEYDLKRLEKEYNFKRENIL; this is encoded by the coding sequence ATGTTACAAGAAATATTAAGGTTTTTTGGTTACATACCTATGAAAGAATGTAAAAGAAACTTAGAAATAAAGGATACAAAGATAGCTGAAAAGGATACAACGATAGCTAAAAAGGAAGAAAGAATGGCCGCCATACTAAAGCAAGAGAATGATAAAAATAGAGAAATACGAGAATCTGAAGAGAAAATTATAGAGCTTGAGAAAGAACTAGCTATGGTCAATCAAGATTACACTAAGGTGGAAAATCAATTAAAGGACAAAGAAAATCAAATTGAAGAACAAAATGAAAAGTTACAAATTGCAGAACGTAAAATTGAAAAGCTAGAAGAAGAAATAGACAAATTGAAGAGGCAACTAGAAATTGAACGTAACAAAGAAAAAGAGGTAGTATATCTAGAGGACTTTCTTGATGTCTTTAATTACAGTGATAACGTTATTAAACAATATGTTGACTCAACTAATTGGGATAATTACTCAAATGAACAACTATTTAAAATAATAAGCGAAGCTCTAAATAAATCACTGTTTGAAGTGGTTCAGAAGGTTTTAGATGTAATAATGAGCAGACTAGATAAATCTTCAGGTACCAAGAAAATCAACTTCAAAGGATTCAATCCTATACTTAAGAAAATAATATCAATGTTACCTGATAAATATTTAGATAGTGAATGGGTATATAGAATGCTTTATTATAATTATTTTGATGATGAAATTGATTGGGTTAAGTACTGGTTTGATTTATTCATTAAAAAGAAAGTTAAAATAAAAGATTTACCTAAAAAGAAAGCCAAAGAATTATTGCTCTTATCGTTTTTGTGTAATGAGCGCAATTGTTTTAAGAACAATTATTATTTAAAAAATAATAAATTGAACAAAAAATCTTCTATCAGTAAGTTCTTTTCAATATATTATGAAAACCCAGCTAAAGATGTATTAAAAGAACTAATATATGATATGGCAGTAGATAAATTAATTAAAGAAGAGCTTGTAAATTTAATTGAAAAAGACCCAAATATACCTTTAGAACAAATTAAAATTACAGATGAATCCTTTGATGAAGTTTTAATGATCAGAATCGACGAGGCATATTGCCCTTATTGTTTTATATCATTACGATTAAAAGAAGTCAAAATCAAGTATTATTATCATCGACTTACTGATGTGGCAGGAGAAATTAGCCATGAAGTATTATTTTGTAACAACTGTTCGTCTCCATTTGTAAATAAACAATTATCAACAAAGTTGAAAGAAAAAGTGAAGCCAAGAGAAGTAAAAATAATATCTGCAAGAGGGGTTACATATACAGATGTTAGTTCTACTGATAAAGAAAATGCATCAGGCTATAATTTAAGAGAAAAATCTGAGTTAGGAAAACTTGGATATAATGTTAGGGAGGAAACTTCTCAACAAGAAAGATGGGAGATATTAGTTAATGAAGCAGTTCCTAAACTTGGGGTAAGAAAAGTAGTTCAAATAATCAGCTCACATATAAGGTTAAGAAAACTTCAGCGAGATTCACATAAGTACGAGCGAGCAATATCCGAATGGGAATATGATCTAAAAAGACTTGAAAAGGAATATAACTTTAAGAGGGAAAATATATTATGA
- a CDS encoding McrC family protein, whose translation MTKSKDIYEVKEYQELMIYGYQLTSDEREYLQKQSVIYQSNETQKRFEFLELKGGVKIKGDSWVGVIELEKVRIIIKPKFNKGFVDLIDMICFSEEIPFYNWKDSRAEYDKFHDDFIEIYIKLLLFHIKKTMDKGIFKEYVTEEENLRRLRGRPDMIKNTKVNYAVPTRIYCCYDELLTDVPENQIILSALKAAKKMRMGNETKRRLNRFYHEFRELCSTFNGEYFPTFSYNRLNQHYETTHKLCYYILQQEFMKNLYKETSESFFCLLIDMNELFEQFVVKLLNKYLPKNFIVSAGKRIKGAIVSNSKSYRDIIPDISVYDKDNRNTLVLDAKYKHYGFKKIETSDIFQLTFYTHYFSNKKNSLDRSIIFFPRYSKEEEKEFTIQSLPETTKEVGLKAYAISIQDILHDAKENNRHNLKERACELIQ comes from the coding sequence ATGACAAAATCTAAAGATATTTATGAAGTAAAAGAATATCAGGAACTAATGATTTATGGTTATCAACTTACCTCCGATGAACGGGAATATTTACAGAAGCAAAGTGTTATTTATCAAAGTAATGAAACACAAAAGAGATTTGAATTTCTCGAGTTAAAAGGTGGGGTAAAGATAAAGGGGGATAGTTGGGTAGGAGTAATTGAATTAGAGAAGGTTAGGATAATTATTAAGCCCAAATTTAATAAAGGATTTGTAGATTTAATTGATATGATTTGCTTTTCTGAGGAGATACCTTTTTATAATTGGAAAGATTCCCGGGCCGAATACGATAAATTTCACGATGACTTTATTGAAATTTATATCAAACTGTTACTTTTTCATATTAAAAAAACAATGGATAAAGGTATCTTTAAAGAATACGTTACAGAAGAAGAAAATCTAAGAAGACTACGGGGAAGACCGGATATGATTAAAAATACTAAAGTTAACTACGCAGTACCAACTAGGATTTATTGTTGTTACGATGAGCTATTAACAGATGTACCAGAGAACCAGATTATACTTAGTGCACTAAAAGCAGCTAAAAAAATGAGGATGGGAAATGAAACAAAGAGACGTCTAAATCGTTTTTATCATGAATTTCGTGAATTATGTAGTACGTTTAACGGTGAATATTTTCCTACTTTCAGTTATAACAGGCTGAACCAACATTACGAAACCACGCATAAACTGTGCTATTATATTTTGCAACAAGAATTCATGAAAAACCTTTATAAGGAAACTAGTGAATCATTTTTCTGTTTGTTAATTGATATGAATGAGTTGTTTGAACAGTTTGTAGTTAAATTATTAAATAAGTATTTACCGAAAAACTTCATTGTAAGTGCTGGAAAACGTATAAAAGGTGCTATTGTATCTAATAGCAAGAGTTATCGAGATATTATACCTGATATCTCGGTTTACGATAAAGATAACAGAAATACTTTGGTGCTTGACGCCAAATATAAACATTATGGATTCAAGAAAATTGAAACCAGCGATATATTTCAACTTACTTTCTATACTCACTATTTTTCTAATAAAAAGAACTCTTTAGATAGAAGCATTATCTTTTTTCCAAGGTATTCTAAAGAAGAGGAAAAAGAATTCACTATACAGTCGCTTCCTGAAACTACCAAAGAGGTAGGTTTAAAAGCTTATGCTATTTCTATTCAAGATATTTTACATGATGCTAAAGAAAATAATAGACATAATTTGAAAGAAAGAGCGTGTGAGTTAATTCAGTGA
- a CDS encoding HNH endonuclease, with the protein MKIQSAFRDERVNIYAMTKGQLPDSYSHQIILCKKKPLSKVGPFVLLPKSSSPNYKMSAVGKRYKERINNQPYDLKYVAYIDDYLKISITREVFKELQENGFFILWEPEAPYNYFEGRQEGYLALFRVYEINDFVPDNLFERGRIGRNFHFSLSEPYTTEVKRPVLDDATYRSMKFDLIDLLKVKNSLLDIVNTTYVLPGIKNVLLKDLINEEKIVYQENRYKTPEQIAEKIKEKGPKKKKIIVKNEQYYRDPDIISYAKKRANGVCECCGQEAPFLKDDGAPFLETHHLKALSEGGEDSIENVCAVCPNCHRKLHYSSHREELTKEVRDYIANIYN; encoded by the coding sequence ATGAAAATACAAAGTGCCTTTCGAGATGAGAGGGTTAATATCTACGCAATGACTAAAGGGCAGCTACCTGATAGCTACTCCCATCAAATAATTTTATGTAAGAAAAAGCCCTTGTCTAAAGTAGGTCCATTTGTTTTATTACCCAAGAGTTCTAGCCCTAACTATAAAATGTCTGCAGTGGGCAAAAGATACAAAGAACGTATTAATAATCAACCATATGATTTAAAATATGTTGCTTATATAGATGATTATCTAAAAATTTCGATAACCCGGGAAGTGTTTAAAGAACTACAGGAAAATGGTTTTTTTATCTTATGGGAACCAGAAGCACCTTATAACTATTTTGAAGGAAGGCAAGAAGGATACCTTGCACTATTTAGAGTGTATGAGATAAATGATTTTGTTCCAGATAATTTGTTCGAAAGGGGTAGGATTGGGCGAAATTTTCATTTTTCCTTGAGCGAACCTTATACTACTGAAGTTAAGCGACCAGTACTAGATGATGCGACTTATCGGAGTATGAAATTTGATTTGATAGACCTATTAAAAGTAAAAAATTCCTTACTGGATATTGTAAATACAACTTATGTTCTACCTGGTATTAAAAACGTATTGCTAAAGGATTTAATTAATGAAGAGAAAATAGTTTATCAGGAAAACAGATATAAAACACCTGAGCAAATAGCAGAGAAAATTAAGGAAAAAGGACCAAAGAAAAAGAAAATTATTGTTAAAAATGAACAGTATTATAGAGATCCTGATATTATTAGTTATGCTAAAAAGCGTGCCAATGGAGTTTGTGAGTGTTGTGGCCAAGAAGCACCTTTTCTTAAAGATGATGGTGCCCCCTTTTTAGAGACGCACCATTTAAAAGCTTTATCAGAAGGTGGAGAAGATTCTATAGAAAATGTTTGTGCTGTTTGTCCTAACTGCCATAGAAAGCTTCATTACAGTAGTCATAGAGAAGAATTAACTAAGGAAGTAAGAGATTATATTGCAAATATATATAATTAA
- a CDS encoding AAA family ATPase — translation MTKGTVEILKRDAKKFSKNYSEDNIEKAKEKHERFLEKFPREKIKEMELEEYALGKTKQGSFCWWLEFHTTELGSIKGGTANKLRIYYSPKENEWKYPDGFNSVEEAWEKLRGDIIKLIEAYDEAPYEGINEENLLYSANMLKGKILYLYHPDKFLPMYNSKHIQEFLDLLDVPREKWAAKDSVECNLLLKEELKNIEMFNRWHSCKISEFLYQTYMPNTKFFKIAPGRDAMYWDEARKGGFISVGWNDLGDLNQYPDYEEFKNAFIKNDFHQTRHKNAEKANELWQFFNLKPGDKIIANKGKSQILGVGTVTEGYKFRDDFEDQKHVVAVNWEETFDPPLEIPKQDYWPKKTIIEIPQKKYLEWIHKTQDTGGFSPDQEKFFERLERALERKGQCILYGPPGTGKTYLAKQYVRWKNDKNEILKKNETSDKKVWMMVASSTGNFQWEEILDSKGKVEYTEKSIQRNFKMAKKGDKILCYKGGAKEKNKGFVGLAEVEKPLTDGTLTVRAKRSFKDTILLDEIKDEAVYKLSQPGKMGNRGTMFELNDDFVEMIRNILLEMEDQESADMLAETTTKNNLSECTFHPSFTYEDFIEGYKPIPTDEGKVVFELQEGIFTKLCKKAQESPDIPFYLIIDEINRGNVPKILGEMITLLEKDKRDMEVTLPQSKDSFVIPPNIYLIGTMNTSDRSIKMMDAALKRRFAFIECMPQKELINEEIDELGISPGKILEQINEKLVEIEGRDKQIGHAYFMKDGKQIYSVADLKEVFELEIIPLLQEYCYDDYERLAEIIGEGLVDSENLMINSEIFQEPDDVFVSELVKHFKG, via the coding sequence TTGACGAAAGGTACTGTTGAGATATTAAAAAGGGATGCTAAAAAGTTTTCTAAGAATTATTCTGAAGATAATATTGAAAAGGCAAAAGAAAAACACGAACGCTTTTTAGAAAAGTTTCCGAGAGAAAAGATTAAAGAAATGGAGTTAGAAGAATATGCGCTTGGTAAAACAAAGCAGGGGTCTTTTTGCTGGTGGTTAGAGTTTCACACTACTGAACTTGGTAGTATCAAGGGTGGAACAGCCAATAAACTACGTATTTATTATAGTCCTAAAGAAAATGAGTGGAAGTATCCAGATGGTTTTAACTCAGTGGAAGAGGCCTGGGAAAAGCTTCGGGGAGATATCATCAAATTAATAGAAGCTTATGATGAAGCCCCATATGAAGGCATTAATGAGGAAAATTTACTATATAGTGCTAATATGCTCAAAGGTAAAATACTATATCTTTACCATCCTGATAAGTTCTTGCCAATGTACAATAGTAAGCATATTCAAGAGTTTTTGGATTTGTTAGATGTACCTCGGGAGAAATGGGCTGCTAAAGATAGTGTAGAATGTAACTTGCTATTAAAAGAAGAGCTGAAAAACATTGAAATGTTTAACAGGTGGCATTCTTGTAAAATCAGTGAGTTTCTTTATCAAACTTATATGCCTAATACAAAATTCTTTAAGATAGCTCCAGGAAGAGATGCAATGTACTGGGATGAAGCGAGAAAAGGTGGCTTTATATCAGTTGGGTGGAATGATTTAGGGGATTTAAACCAATACCCTGATTACGAAGAGTTTAAAAATGCTTTTATTAAAAATGATTTTCACCAAACACGACATAAAAATGCAGAAAAGGCTAATGAACTTTGGCAGTTTTTTAATTTAAAACCAGGCGATAAAATAATTGCTAATAAAGGTAAATCACAAATTTTAGGGGTAGGGACTGTTACTGAAGGTTATAAGTTTAGAGATGATTTTGAAGATCAAAAACATGTTGTCGCTGTTAATTGGGAAGAAACATTTGATCCTCCTTTAGAAATACCCAAACAAGATTACTGGCCTAAGAAAACAATAATTGAAATACCTCAGAAAAAATACTTGGAATGGATTCACAAAACGCAAGATACAGGAGGTTTTTCGCCTGATCAAGAGAAGTTTTTTGAAAGATTAGAGAGGGCTTTAGAAAGAAAAGGCCAATGTATCTTATACGGTCCACCTGGTACAGGAAAAACTTATCTTGCAAAGCAATATGTGCGTTGGAAAAATGATAAGAATGAAATATTAAAAAAGAATGAAACCTCTGATAAAAAAGTATGGATGATGGTAGCATCATCAACAGGAAACTTTCAGTGGGAAGAAATTCTTGATAGTAAAGGAAAAGTGGAGTATACAGAAAAGAGTATACAACGTAATTTTAAAATGGCTAAAAAGGGTGACAAGATTCTCTGCTATAAAGGGGGCGCAAAAGAAAAAAATAAAGGTTTTGTTGGACTTGCTGAAGTAGAAAAACCTTTAACAGATGGCACTTTAACAGTACGGGCTAAGCGGAGTTTTAAAGATACAATACTACTTGATGAAATAAAAGATGAAGCTGTTTATAAATTATCTCAACCTGGGAAAATGGGAAATCGAGGTACTATGTTTGAATTAAATGATGATTTTGTGGAAATGATCAGAAATATTTTATTAGAGATGGAAGATCAAGAATCAGCAGATATGCTAGCTGAAACTACTACAAAAAATAACTTATCTGAATGTACTTTTCATCCTTCATTTACCTATGAAGACTTTATCGAAGGATATAAACCAATCCCTACAGATGAAGGTAAGGTTGTATTTGAGTTACAAGAAGGTATCTTTACTAAACTGTGTAAAAAGGCTCAAGAAAGTCCTGATATCCCTTTTTACCTTATTATAGATGAAATTAATCGTGGTAATGTTCCTAAGATACTTGGTGAGATGATTACTTTACTAGAAAAAGATAAACGAGACATGGAAGTTACTTTGCCACAAAGCAAAGACAGTTTTGTAATTCCACCTAATATATATTTAATTGGAACAATGAACACTTCAGATCGAAGTATTAAAATGATGGACGCTGCGCTGAAAAGAAGGTTTGCATTTATTGAATGTATGCCTCAAAAAGAGTTGATCAATGAAGAAATTGACGAGTTAGGTATAAGCCCAGGTAAAATTTTAGAACAAATTAATGAAAAACTTGTTGAAATTGAAGGTAGAGACAAGCAGATAGGTCATGCTTATTTTATGAAGGATGGTAAGCAGATTTATTCAGTAGCAGACTTAAAAGAGGTGTTTGAACTAGAAATAATACCTTTACTACAAGAATATTGCTATGACGATTATGAGAGGTTAGCTGAAATTATCGGTGAAGGACTTGTAGATTCTGAGAACTTAATGATTAATTCAGAAATCTTTCAGGAACCAGATGATGTTTTTGTATCTGAACTTGTAAAACATTTCAAAGGATAG